Genomic window (Palaemon carinicauda isolate YSFRI2023 chromosome 42, ASM3689809v2, whole genome shotgun sequence):
CAACGGTTGTTGATAGAGTTGAAAAAGTgttactatacgggcggctggcaacggcgagtactgctgcagaaggtatgcgttgatggcgtcatagtaacggtgagaggcggtgggggagggggggttgggtgaaggcgggaggagcgagtcactccgggatcaccaatgtgacgggccgagagaaggttgtgactcaaaggcaggatgaaagcaactgagtgagtttattatagaacactctcctatatatatacaaaatctcaaagcaacaagaattttcatgttcaaaaatcgactctgttacagaggagaaaagtatacatgttatttcaggttctttttagtgggaggggagagcgaagatacaagcacaaaatgaactatgtacgatcgtgtgacacacggttggtacagtttcgtCTTTAATAAAGACCAATTGATTATGACTCAAATCAAGGAATAAAATCCCAATACTCATAAATAGCCTCAGTAAAGTCTTTAAtacacggtaaaaatcctggaataaatgttgccaggcatttacctttaaAAGAAGGACatagtgacgtaaaggagtgatattacggtcaccaacccgtaaaagataataacaaagtaaggtaaaaattacggtcgcctgtattttactgaaatacggctgaaaagaccatatttttatggagaatttctgattaaaattacgattttttaagtGTATACAGCGATATCCCGTAAAATTTTGGAAGAAAAAGTGGTCTATGATGTTTATTCTTTATTCgaaaaatgaacaaaaatatcAACAGTGAATATAAATAAGAAGAGATTTGAGAGAAACAGGTCATTTACAAAAAGGGTTCTTTGTTGCTTTCAGTGAAACTAATTTCCTCCAGCCAAGGTGTTCTCACGCAAAAACTATTTTTGCATAAGAACGAAGACGCCATCACTAAAGTAATACAAATTTCCTGTAGGATATTCATACTACGAGGGTCATCCTACCAGCTACGACTCTAAAATTAGGCCGAATAGTTTAGAAGCTATATCCTTGACTGGGCGGTGCAGGAGGAGCGCTGTACTGTGGACGGCTCTCTCCTGCAGCGGCCTGTTGGGCAGCAAATTCAATTTGGGCGATGGCGTGGgctggaagggggtggggggttggcAGGAGGTCGGACTCGACGCGGTAGCCGTTGGCATCGGCTACGAAGTTGAAGACCCCTGGACTGCCATCGGGGAAGGTGAAGCTGCAAAAGGAATGGGAGTTTTGAAGACCACTGAATTTAAAAACAGTTTTTGAGGAAATATTAGCAAAGTTATTGGTTCCAGGTCAGTTGGTAAAAGGAATTCTTAAATAGACTTTTACCTCCATCCTCCCTGAGAAGCTACTGCCCCTTCGGGTCCCTGAGGGGCGCCCTGCTCATTACGACTGATGCCATTTCCGGTTTCGAAGTTGAAGCTGTAGACTCCAGAGGCGTCAGGTCCCTCGCGATTGTCAACCAGGATAGGAACCACGGGGCCAGAGCCgtatgtaggaggaggaggaggggcgccATACCCCTGGGGGAAGGCATTCACTGCTCCCAAGGACAAGCACACAAGCAGAGTCTTGGGTGATATAAATGGAAAGTATTGTTTACATAACTAGCTTCGAAATAATCgcagaaatatcattattatctacTTATAAATGCTTGCAAACTATATaaaaacagtattatatatatacatatatataacatcatatatatatatatatatgtgtgtgtgtgtgtgtgtatgtgcgtgtgtgtgtgtgtgtgtgcatacacacacaaagttTCTAGTTGACTTCCTTACCGAAATCATGTTTATGAAGAGGATCGTTCGAATCGAATGCTTAGTCAAGCTCAAAGTGGAGTATATATAGCAAGCCTGTGTCCTGCCTCTCCCTCTCactcactcaccccccccccctcctcctgaCGTGGGGAATAggccttagccccccccccccccacccccctaaaaCCCAACCTAATTCCAGACAGATGTAAATGAACCAGTAaccttcatttctctctctctctctctctctctctctctctctctctctctctctctctctctctctctctctctctctctccatcgattgagacaatttttgtaataattttctcagatactataaaaataaaatctacagatgaaataaattatattaaacctTAATGTTTTAAACCTTAATTTTTAAGTGTTGCGACCTTTTCTAAACCTAAATTTAAGCTCCAAAATAAGTTAATCCAAACCAAATTCCACATTTGTCTTTCAACTTCCCTCTAGAACCAGAAGCTTCAAACAAAGTTTTCTTCAGTAGTTTGAAATGCAAAAGACAAGTGCCAATCCAGTCTATATCAGCTTCAAATATGTTACAGGCTTTGTGTATCCAGAAGCAACTGTGCTAAATTATTGCTAAATTATCTAAAGTGGCCAGGAAAAGGCTACCTAATGTCAGCAGGGTttgcaaaattaataataaacattttttAATGACCGAATTCACCCATAATGAACTCAGGGTATTTTCGAAGATATATTTGTCAATACCTCTAAGATATTGAATTTTTTACTGGACTTTTTAAACTTAAACCAATCCTTCCAGCAAGAGTTATATTTTTCCCATGCTTGAAATCCTTTTTACTTTTCAATGTGTCATTAttagtaattctatatatatatatatatatatatatatatatatatatatatatatatatatataacggattctgagcgaagcgaaaattctttttttgggtgagatagccatgtcgtcctgatggaaggttccttcagcagctttcttagggtatatttgactacagtagatattcccagagaattaaactaaaggtttcacagaattctaacttctggcgcgagtacccataaggtttccctttaggatatcgtataataacaggggacgtatgcttgacacgccacatagctatctgcaccccacatagcgtttacacttcgagggggaagtgtggcaagatatgggaggagccgttactaagttcttctccttcgttactgttacagtactcggtgacgtcataactgccgccatgtttggccgccatcttgattgacgtcaccgttgcgcgccttcctcattccttccggcgtctaggccagcctccatgatacaataaagATTGAGAGGGGCCTATCAAGGCCTGAATAGAGaataagggtgggtccatcaggacgacaaggctatctcacccaaaaatagatttttcgcttcgctaaaaatccgttctttgggctcacgccatgtcgtcctgatcgaagtgtaccagagaattaatgtatcgtggattttttccctttttgtagtgccttcgacttctagacaatattcctttgatctgacgaccacagagacctgtgacatttccgttacatgtcacttcagagaAACATGTACTATGTTCccgcttcctcccccccccccccccccgcagggaATAGTCCTATTAGACGTAAGGaaaatcttgaagttacttgataaaggaactcacctagcatcagagatacctgccggtcccaggccCAGATTGAGGaaggtaagtacaacgtgttggaacaaattaccttagtctagatgagtttgtatcaatgaGGAACAATAGTATAATCATTGTTCAGAGTATCTTTCATATCATGAGGGAAgcaaaactctcaaacagtattttatttccaaaatgaaggcgaaataagacgcacgagtaacgcaaaatctatttttattttgtcaaaataagaattagcatacaacacgtaataaatataaattgtaatggaatgcaatcagTAACATAAGTTTAAGACATTAGTAGAAAaaagggtgtggaatctgaaaaagaaaacttgccattacacacatttgTTAcgtaggaactataaagtctttcaagaatgtcttatatacacttcaagttaagaacatgtggcacacgtgttttagtcgatgtgacttcacctttgtataagaacagtccgtagtgtcacgaGGTGCAACtaatttcactatgttgcgcactagggtcaacacagacacccttagagtt
Coding sequences:
- the LOC137633275 gene encoding cuticle protein AM1199-like codes for the protein MISTLLVCLSLGAVNAFPQGYGAPPPPPTYGSGPVVPILVDNREGPDASGVYSFNFETGNGISRNEQGAPQGPEGAVASQGGWSFTFPDGSPGVFNFVADANGYRVESDLLPTPHPLPAHAIAQIEFAAQQAAAGESRPQYSAPPAPPSQGYSF